A stretch of the Amycolatopsis sp. BJA-103 genome encodes the following:
- a CDS encoding IniB N-terminal domain-containing protein yields the protein MNPTQSLYDFTLNLLNDPSARDSFGSDPQRTLNDAGLGDISGADLHEILPLVLDYAPTNTVGGGNGLDLDSITTGQAGAIEQLKALTQNLSLGDATSENNVLGAVGGMTAITQNAAAPFTAAGDLAGSIDDIGGGEIAPVGAVTGAVGDVAGNVSGGDVTGALEGGNLTSGLQDVSGLDSAIDGSQGVGSTVGDLTGTLGVNNGLENTLGDVTAHGVGDIAGQVSGVTSHLSDVANDSAVGNVTNHVGDIGSHAGSVNDVHDVVSDVGNGALGGGIAADLSHLTVGSGNDLHITD from the coding sequence ATGAACCCCACGCAGTCCCTGTACGACTTCACGCTCAACCTGCTCAACGACCCGTCGGCTCGCGACTCCTTCGGGAGCGACCCGCAGCGGACGCTGAACGACGCCGGCCTCGGCGACATCTCCGGCGCGGACCTGCACGAGATCCTGCCGCTCGTCCTGGACTACGCCCCCACGAACACCGTCGGCGGCGGGAACGGCCTCGACCTCGACTCGATCACCACCGGCCAGGCAGGCGCCATCGAGCAGCTCAAGGCCCTCACCCAGAACCTCTCCCTCGGTGACGCGACCTCCGAGAACAACGTGCTCGGCGCCGTCGGCGGGATGACCGCGATCACGCAGAACGCGGCCGCCCCCTTCACCGCGGCCGGCGACCTCGCGGGCAGCATCGACGACATCGGCGGCGGAGAGATCGCCCCGGTGGGCGCGGTCACCGGCGCCGTCGGCGACGTGGCGGGCAACGTCAGCGGCGGCGACGTCACCGGGGCGCTCGAAGGCGGGAACCTCACCTCCGGTCTGCAGGACGTCTCCGGCCTCGACTCGGCGATCGACGGCAGCCAGGGTGTCGGTTCCACGGTCGGCGACCTCACCGGCACGCTCGGCGTGAACAACGGCTTGGAGAACACCCTCGGCGACGTGACCGCTCACGGCGTCGGCGACATCGCCGGCCAGGTGTCCGGCGTGACGTCCCACCTCAGCGACGTCGCCAACGACTCGGCCGTCGGGAACGTCACCAACCACGTCGGGGACATCGGTTCGCACGCGGGCTCGGTCAACGACGTCCACGACGTCGTCAGCGACGTCGGCAACGGTGCCCTCGGGGGCGGCATCGCCGCCGACCTGAGCCACCTCACCGTCGGTTCCGGCAACGACCTGCACATCACCGACTGA
- a CDS encoding methyltransferase domain-containing protein, which yields MITETTSQKAQAYYEQAEAMYVSLYGPNFHHGYWPRPDDGTTYEQALENLTGQIIDRVGAGPRDRVLDVGCGIGGPAIRLARTTGAHVVGISNVATQVEQATARAGAENLAGQARFEQADALEMPFPDDSFDAAIAIESLIHMDRDPALREIARVLRPGGVLVAADFCLNAVVTPERQRVLDRYRDLDSLSSFHRLDEFPPMLRRAGLEPVELLDASSHVEKSVKMWWERTEADLENLTDQYGKQELDDFIGLFDDVINHGGPEYLIFTARKPNGPSRN from the coding sequence ATGATCACCGAAACCACCTCGCAGAAAGCGCAGGCTTATTACGAGCAGGCCGAAGCGATGTACGTCAGCCTGTACGGGCCGAACTTCCACCACGGATACTGGCCCCGTCCCGACGACGGCACGACCTACGAACAGGCGCTGGAAAACCTGACCGGGCAGATCATCGACCGGGTCGGGGCGGGCCCTCGGGACCGGGTGCTCGACGTCGGCTGCGGTATCGGCGGACCGGCCATCCGGCTGGCCCGTACGACGGGCGCGCACGTGGTCGGCATCTCGAACGTCGCCACGCAGGTCGAGCAGGCCACCGCCAGGGCGGGCGCCGAGAACCTGGCCGGACAGGCCAGGTTCGAGCAGGCCGACGCGCTGGAGATGCCGTTCCCCGACGATTCGTTCGACGCGGCCATCGCCATCGAGTCGCTGATCCACATGGACCGCGACCCGGCGTTGCGTGAGATCGCCCGCGTTCTCCGCCCCGGCGGTGTCCTCGTCGCCGCCGACTTCTGCCTCAACGCCGTCGTCACCCCCGAACGCCAACGGGTGCTCGACCGGTACCGCGATCTCGATTCACTCAGCTCGTTTCACCGGTTGGACGAATTCCCGCCGATGCTCCGCCGCGCCGGCCTGGAGCCCGTCGAACTCCTCGATGCCAGCAGTCACGTCGAGAAGTCCGTCAAGATGTGGTGGGAGCGAACCGAAGCCGACCTCGAAAATCTGACGGACCAGTACGGCAAACAGGAGCTGGACGACTTCATCGGGCTCTTCGACGACGTCATCAACCACGGCGGACCCGAGTATCTGATCTTCACCGCCCGCAAGCCCAACGGCCCGTCACGGAACTGA
- a CDS encoding dimethylarginine dimethylaminohydrolase family protein, which translates to MTPTSKAPEEAIEGGPGWGRSVLMCSPEHFDVTYSINVWMDPDVRVDSDRAWRQWDDLVSTLEAAGTEVRTVPAEPGLPDMVFTANAGIVDGTTVTPARMSNPERAPEIGHVCGRFEELGWTVEQPPAAPQEGAGDAVAFGGGLVAGYGPRSAESAYDGLRARHGWAVTALELTDPRFYHVDLGFCPLDDRTAMVLPEAFTTAGRAELAELVEDPVVLTAEEGAAFCANAVVAGRTVVMPHCTPRLGRELERRGFEPAVCDVSEFGKAGGGCRCLTLALDVELDRAAAPFTAEVVG; encoded by the coding sequence ATGACACCGACGTCCAAGGCACCTGAGGAGGCAATAGAGGGTGGTCCCGGATGGGGCCGCAGCGTTCTGATGTGTTCGCCCGAGCACTTCGACGTCACCTATTCCATCAACGTCTGGATGGACCCGGACGTGCGAGTGGATTCCGATCGGGCTTGGCGGCAGTGGGACGACCTCGTGTCCACTTTGGAGGCCGCCGGCACCGAAGTCCGGACCGTGCCCGCCGAGCCGGGGTTGCCGGACATGGTCTTCACGGCCAACGCCGGCATCGTCGACGGCACGACGGTCACGCCCGCCCGGATGAGCAACCCGGAACGCGCCCCCGAGATCGGGCACGTCTGCGGCCGGTTCGAGGAACTCGGCTGGACGGTCGAGCAGCCGCCCGCCGCGCCGCAGGAAGGCGCGGGCGACGCGGTGGCGTTCGGCGGCGGACTCGTGGCGGGCTACGGCCCCCGGTCCGCCGAATCGGCCTATGACGGCCTGCGGGCACGTCACGGCTGGGCGGTGACCGCGCTCGAACTCACCGATCCCCGCTTCTATCACGTCGATTTGGGGTTCTGCCCGCTCGACGACCGGACGGCGATGGTGCTGCCGGAGGCCTTCACCACCGCCGGTCGCGCCGAGCTGGCCGAGCTCGTCGAGGACCCGGTGGTTCTGACGGCGGAAGAAGGCGCGGCGTTCTGCGCGAACGCCGTGGTGGCCGGGCGCACCGTGGTGATGCCGCACTGCACACCGCGGCTGGGCCGCGAACTCGAGCGCCGCGGCTTCGAGCCGGCGGTATGCGATGTCTCCGAGTTCGGCAAGGCGGGCGGCGGCTGCCGGTGCCTGACCCTGGCCCTCGACGTGGAACTGGACCGAGCGGCGGCTCCCTTCACCGCGGAGGTGGTCGGATGA
- a CDS encoding type III PLP-dependent enzyme yields the protein MTVAAFSPRIARWLHDHDPSTPCLVLDLDVVARRYHEQQAALPYATPYYAVKANPQPAVIALLVKLGACFDVASPAEIDLCLANGADAGSLSYGNTIKKSADIAYAHQQGVSMFVFDNVRELDKIAEAAPGAAVYCRLLSESAGARWRLGDNFGCSLEYAVELMTRAARLGLRPYGLSFHVGSQQLEPTRWEPNIAAAAEAFEKLRANDVELEMLNLGGGFPARYAEPVPPIIHFGRTIEQAIDRWFPGTRRPRIVTEPGRSISAEAGVLRTQVVSVREPFEGAERWVYLDAGRFGGLAETEGEAIQYQVETERGGPTQPVIMAGPTCDSIDVIYRDAAYALPKELQIGDRVDFLSAGAYTASYSSIGFNGFPPLPTHCIGGGS from the coding sequence ATGACGGTGGCCGCGTTCAGCCCCCGCATCGCGCGGTGGCTCCACGACCACGATCCGTCCACCCCCTGCCTGGTGCTAGACCTCGACGTGGTGGCCCGGCGCTACCACGAACAACAGGCCGCGCTGCCGTACGCGACCCCGTACTACGCGGTGAAGGCGAACCCGCAACCGGCGGTGATCGCCCTGCTCGTGAAGCTGGGCGCCTGCTTCGACGTCGCGAGCCCGGCCGAGATCGACCTGTGTCTCGCCAACGGAGCCGATGCCGGCTCGCTGTCCTACGGCAACACCATCAAGAAGAGCGCGGATATCGCCTATGCCCACCAACAGGGTGTGTCGATGTTCGTGTTCGACAACGTGCGCGAGCTCGACAAGATCGCCGAAGCGGCCCCTGGGGCGGCGGTTTACTGCCGGTTGCTCAGCGAGAGCGCCGGGGCGCGGTGGCGTCTTGGCGACAACTTCGGCTGTTCACTCGAGTACGCCGTGGAGTTGATGACGCGGGCGGCGCGGCTGGGTCTGCGTCCCTACGGTTTGTCCTTCCATGTCGGGTCCCAGCAGCTCGAGCCGACGCGGTGGGAGCCCAACATCGCCGCCGCGGCCGAGGCGTTCGAAAAGCTGCGCGCCAACGACGTGGAACTCGAGATGCTCAACCTCGGCGGCGGCTTTCCGGCCCGCTACGCCGAACCGGTCCCCCCGATCATCCATTTCGGACGAACCATCGAGCAGGCGATCGACCGCTGGTTCCCCGGTACGCGGCGCCCGCGCATCGTGACCGAGCCCGGCCGTTCGATCAGTGCCGAGGCCGGCGTGCTGCGCACCCAGGTGGTCTCGGTGCGAGAACCGTTCGAAGGAGCCGAACGCTGGGTCTATCTGGACGCGGGCCGCTTCGGCGGGCTCGCCGAGACCGAGGGCGAGGCGATCCAGTACCAGGTCGAGACCGAACGCGGCGGGCCGACGCAACCGGTGATCATGGCCGGGCCGACCTGCGACAGCATCGACGTGATCTACCGCGACGCCGCCTACGCGTTGCCCAAAGAACTCCAGATCGGTGACAGGGTCGACTTTCTCAGCGCCGGCGCCTACACCGCGAGCTATTCCTCTATCGGCTTCAACGGTTTCCCGCCGTTGCCGACACATTGCATCGGAGGCGGATCATGA
- a CDS encoding saccharopine dehydrogenase NADP-binding domain-containing protein yields the protein MTEHKRLSVQGRVLVLGCGSVSQCLQPLLLAHLDMPYDRLTVLDMNDRRQEIPETLEAGCRFVQRRLTPDNLAKTLAEQVGPGDLLVNLTWNIGTEDIIGWCRDNGVLYVDTSVEQWDPYADMNARHPTEKTLYARHHSLRRLSRDWGGRGPTAIIEHGANPGLVSHWAKVGLEDVATAMLKEGVEDPDRRARIERALGEADHARMAMETGTRAIHISERDTQIGSLPKEPEEFVNTWSVEGFYEEGVAPAELGWGTHERELPPGAVVPEYGTGNQICLARPGMATWVRSWVPLSGPIQGMLIRHGEAVTISDHLTVTDDDGTVVYRPTVHYAYLPTDAALASVHECKMRGFRLQERQRIMTDEILTGADELGVLLLGHDLGAWWTGSQLTIEETRKLVTGQNATTLQVAASVLAAVFSAVRHPDRGLCRPDDLDHHEILSIAAPYLGPTPSVRSDWTPQETGPGPFDDYLGLTPPDDPWQFSNILVP from the coding sequence ATGACCGAACACAAACGCCTGTCCGTCCAGGGACGGGTGCTGGTCCTCGGCTGCGGGTCGGTGTCCCAGTGCCTGCAGCCGCTGCTGCTCGCCCACCTGGACATGCCCTACGACCGGCTGACCGTGCTGGACATGAACGACCGGCGCCAGGAGATCCCGGAGACGCTCGAAGCCGGATGCCGGTTCGTCCAGCGCCGGCTGACTCCCGATAACCTCGCCAAGACCCTCGCCGAGCAGGTCGGTCCCGGCGACCTGCTGGTGAACCTGACCTGGAACATCGGGACCGAGGACATCATCGGCTGGTGCCGCGACAACGGCGTGCTCTACGTCGACACTTCGGTCGAGCAGTGGGATCCCTACGCGGACATGAACGCCCGGCACCCGACCGAAAAGACCCTCTACGCCCGCCACCACTCGTTGCGGCGCCTGAGCCGCGACTGGGGCGGCCGCGGGCCGACCGCGATCATCGAGCACGGTGCCAATCCGGGCCTGGTGAGCCACTGGGCCAAGGTCGGGCTCGAGGATGTCGCCACGGCCATGCTCAAGGAAGGCGTCGAGGACCCGGATCGCCGGGCCCGGATCGAGCGGGCACTGGGCGAGGCCGACCACGCGCGGATGGCGATGGAGACCGGCACCCGGGCCATCCACATCTCCGAACGCGACACCCAGATCGGATCGCTGCCCAAGGAGCCCGAGGAGTTCGTCAACACCTGGTCGGTCGAGGGCTTCTACGAGGAAGGCGTCGCTCCCGCCGAACTCGGGTGGGGCACCCACGAACGTGAGCTGCCGCCGGGGGCGGTGGTCCCGGAATACGGCACCGGCAACCAGATCTGCCTCGCCCGGCCGGGGATGGCCACCTGGGTGCGCTCGTGGGTGCCCTTGTCGGGGCCGATCCAGGGGATGTTGATCCGGCACGGCGAGGCCGTGACGATCAGCGACCATCTCACCGTCACCGATGACGACGGAACGGTCGTCTACCGCCCGACGGTGCACTATGCCTACCTGCCCACCGACGCGGCGCTGGCCTCGGTGCACGAGTGCAAGATGCGGGGGTTCCGGCTCCAGGAGCGCCAGCGGATCATGACCGACGAGATCCTCACCGGCGCCGACGAACTCGGCGTGCTGCTGCTCGGGCACGACCTCGGGGCCTGGTGGACCGGCTCGCAACTGACCATCGAGGAGACCCGGAAGCTGGTGACCGGGCAGAACGCCACGACGCTGCAGGTCGCGGCCTCGGTACTGGCGGCGGTGTTCTCCGCCGTGCGCCATCCGGACCGGGGCCTGTGCAGGCCCGACGACCTCGACCACCACGAGATCCTCTCGATCGCCGCGCCCTATCTCGGCCCCACCCCCTCGGTGCGCAGCGACTGGACGCCCCAGGAGACCGGACCGGGCCCGTTCGACGACTATCTCGGACTGACCCCGCCCGACGACCCCTGGCAGTTCTCCAACATTCTCGTGCCGTGA
- a CDS encoding MarR family winged helix-turn-helix transcriptional regulator, which yields MDDRTANLFAALVVALSDELEAGNTHVAGQSAVGTAALATLLSAPGARVDALGRVIGLTGSGTVRLVDRLVAADLVERRRDTTDQRAVSLWLTEQGRAAATEVVTRRREVVARVLAPLSDAQRAVVAEAVEPVLAHLVKDRSRADRVCRFCDYSVCPPADCPVERSVPALSR from the coding sequence ATGGACGACCGGACCGCGAACCTCTTCGCCGCGCTCGTCGTGGCGCTGTCCGACGAGCTCGAGGCGGGCAACACGCACGTCGCGGGCCAATCGGCGGTCGGCACTGCCGCCCTCGCGACACTGCTGTCGGCACCGGGAGCCCGGGTCGACGCCCTCGGCCGGGTCATCGGGCTCACCGGCTCCGGCACGGTGCGCCTCGTCGACCGGCTCGTCGCGGCGGATCTGGTCGAACGCCGCCGCGACACCACCGACCAGCGTGCCGTCTCGCTCTGGTTGACCGAGCAGGGACGCGCCGCGGCCACGGAGGTCGTGACGCGGCGCCGCGAGGTGGTGGCCCGGGTCCTCGCTCCGCTGAGCGACGCCCAGCGCGCCGTCGTGGCCGAGGCCGTGGAGCCGGTGCTCGCCCATCTGGTCAAGGACCGGTCCCGCGCGGATCGCGTGTGCCGGTTCTGCGACTACTCCGTATGTCCCCCGGCCGACTGCCCCGTCGAAAGATCGGTGCCCGCCCTCAGTCGCTGA
- a CDS encoding GNAT family N-acetyltransferase, with amino-acid sequence MSARRVDGVTIHPAGRDRWDDLVEAFGDNGGCEGCWCMYWRVSSGPEYDRMRGASARAEFSRLVRDGEVPGLLAYRDQAPVGWCAVAPRPAYVRLRGSRTLRPDEPDDPGVWAVPCFYVKTGHRRHGVADHLLAAAVRHAGRHGAHTLEAYPTDSGHRRYSAGELHMGTVDLFERHGFTETGRPSPGRVIVRRGLA; translated from the coding sequence ATGAGCGCTCGACGCGTCGACGGCGTGACGATCCACCCGGCCGGACGAGACCGGTGGGACGACCTCGTAGAGGCGTTCGGCGACAACGGGGGCTGCGAGGGTTGCTGGTGCATGTACTGGCGGGTGTCCTCGGGACCCGAGTACGACCGGATGCGGGGCGCGTCCGCGCGAGCCGAGTTCTCCCGTCTGGTGCGCGACGGCGAGGTGCCCGGGCTGCTGGCCTACCGCGACCAGGCTCCGGTGGGATGGTGCGCGGTGGCGCCGCGCCCCGCGTACGTGCGGTTGCGCGGCTCGCGAACCCTGCGCCCGGACGAGCCTGACGACCCCGGTGTGTGGGCGGTGCCGTGCTTTTACGTCAAGACCGGGCATCGCCGCCACGGCGTGGCCGACCACCTGCTCGCCGCCGCGGTCCGCCACGCCGGGCGGCACGGCGCGCACACCCTCGAGGCCTACCCCACCGATTCCGGGCATCGCCGCTACTCGGCCGGGGAGTTGCACATGGGCACCGTGGACCTGTTCGAGCGGCACGGGTTCACCGAGACCGGACGCCCCTCGCCGGGACGGGTCATCGTGCGGCGCGGCCTGGCCTGA
- a CDS encoding arginase family protein — protein sequence MRVIGAPFSSAGRLDHEALAPKALRDAGLVERLRAALGADEPVTDGGNVAIGTSAAVAHRDEPSGVRSLPGLEAVTTATRSAVAETLLAGDRPLVLGGDCAILPGCLRGAQDALDDDRIGLLFIDGHEDAWPPHESDTGEAADSELGFLLGQHREQLPESLESQLPVLDESAVVALGPRDGAEIAAGDAPSLAERIRLVTAQELTLDEDSAAEHARKALARIRAHTTRWWLHIDLDVLSSDALDAVSYPQPGGLSWDQLGELATAALGEPGCVGITVCVYDPDRDPDGTGARRIVDWFGSLARPTGRCSKPPDGRT from the coding sequence ATGCGAGTGATCGGTGCCCCGTTCAGTTCCGCGGGACGACTGGACCACGAGGCTCTGGCGCCGAAGGCGCTGCGCGACGCCGGGCTCGTCGAACGACTGCGCGCCGCCCTCGGGGCCGACGAGCCGGTCACCGACGGCGGCAACGTCGCCATCGGTACGTCGGCGGCCGTCGCCCACCGCGACGAGCCCTCGGGAGTGCGATCCCTTCCCGGACTCGAAGCCGTGACCACCGCTACGCGCTCCGCGGTGGCCGAGACCCTGCTCGCCGGTGACCGGCCCTTGGTGCTCGGCGGGGACTGCGCGATCCTGCCCGGCTGCCTGCGCGGGGCCCAGGACGCGCTCGACGACGACCGGATTGGGCTGCTGTTCATCGACGGCCACGAAGACGCCTGGCCACCGCACGAGTCCGACACCGGCGAGGCCGCCGACTCCGAGCTCGGGTTCCTGCTGGGACAGCATCGCGAACAGCTGCCGGAGTCGCTCGAGTCGCAGTTGCCCGTGCTCGACGAAAGCGCCGTGGTCGCGTTGGGGCCCCGCGACGGCGCCGAGATCGCCGCCGGTGACGCGCCGTCGCTGGCCGAACGGATCCGGCTGGTCACGGCGCAAGAGCTCACCCTCGACGAGGACAGCGCCGCCGAACACGCCCGGAAAGCGCTGGCCCGCATCCGGGCCCACACCACGCGCTGGTGGCTGCACATCGACCTCGACGTGCTGTCGAGCGACGCCCTCGACGCGGTGAGCTACCCCCAGCCGGGCGGGCTGAGCTGGGACCAGCTCGGCGAACTCGCCACCGCCGCGCTCGGTGAGCCGGGGTGCGTCGGCATCACCGTCTGCGTCTACGACCCTGATCGTGATCCGGACGGAACGGGCGCGCGGCGCATCGTCGACTGGTTCGGATCCCTGGCTCGTCCTACTGGCCGATGCTCAAAGCCACCGGATGGGCGAACATGA
- a CDS encoding MarR family winged helix-turn-helix transcriptional regulator, whose translation MFTDTDRTLNLLGAVVTGVHDQLVSAVESVAGRSGALAATLAMTAQYEGLTMGTLQRFLGVSRPATIRLVNLLESDGLAERRHLDDDDRRTTSVVLTDAGHREARHILAARRAVLEQLLPESSKQERVVLDRLLERMLATMITHPSRGYEVCRLCDISTCPPSRCPVESAVLEMEPDAPEGLLNPPKDPST comes from the coding sequence ATGTTTACCGACACGGACCGCACCCTGAACCTGCTAGGCGCAGTCGTGACCGGAGTGCACGACCAACTCGTGTCCGCCGTCGAATCGGTGGCCGGCCGTAGTGGCGCACTCGCGGCCACGCTGGCCATGACCGCTCAGTACGAAGGTCTCACCATGGGCACCCTGCAGCGGTTTCTCGGCGTCAGCCGCCCGGCCACGATCCGCCTGGTCAATCTGCTCGAGAGCGACGGGCTCGCCGAGCGGCGCCACCTCGACGACGACGACCGCCGGACCACCTCGGTGGTGCTGACCGACGCCGGCCATCGCGAGGCGCGGCACATCCTCGCCGCCCGCCGCGCGGTCCTGGAGCAACTCCTGCCCGAGTCGAGCAAGCAGGAACGCGTCGTGCTCGACAGGCTCCTCGAACGCATGCTGGCCACGATGATCACTCATCCGTCCCGAGGCTACGAGGTGTGCCGTCTCTGCGACATCAGCACCTGCCCGCCGTCGCGCTGCCCGGTGGAAAGCGCGGTCCTCGAGATGGAACCCGACGCCCCCGAGGGGCTGCTGAATCCGCCGAAAGATCCGTCGACCTGA
- a CDS encoding MFS transporter, whose protein sequence is MLLGLDVTLLYLALPALSVDLRPTSTQALWILDSYGLVIAGLLVTMGAIGDRLGRRRLLMIGTAAFGLVSIVAAFAPSAEILIAARALLGVAGATLMPSCLALITNMFTDARQRALAIGVWATTFALGMAAGPLVGGVLLESFWWGSAFLLAIPIAALVLVTAPVLLPEYRAADSGRVDLVSVALSLGAILPLVYAIKHAAAHGFDVQTIVTLVASAAFTLAFVHRQRRLSDPLLDVALFTDRSSGTALGVLLVGLVGVGGALYLVTQHLQLVEELSPLAAGAWMGPPALAMVVAAIGAPLLARRVRPGYVVSGTLVLSALGYVLLTQVRGPDSIGLIVSGFALVYLGFGSVGALGSDLVVGTTPADRAGSAAAMSETVQELGVAMGVAMLGSLTTLVYRDRMTDAAPAVGESLSGAVSAPHVSPALLAQAKEAFTSGLNLSAAITGAAILALAVMAAVVLRHVPPSGDSSPAEVSEPANSG, encoded by the coding sequence ATGTTGCTCGGGCTCGACGTGACCCTGCTCTACCTCGCTCTCCCGGCTCTCTCGGTCGATCTGCGGCCGACCAGCACGCAAGCGCTGTGGATCCTCGACTCCTACGGACTCGTGATCGCCGGGCTGCTGGTCACGATGGGCGCGATCGGCGACCGTCTCGGCCGGCGCCGTCTTCTCATGATCGGCACCGCGGCGTTCGGCCTCGTCTCGATCGTCGCCGCCTTCGCGCCCAGTGCCGAGATCCTCATCGCGGCACGAGCCTTGCTGGGCGTGGCGGGCGCGACGCTCATGCCGTCCTGCCTCGCCCTGATCACCAACATGTTCACCGACGCCCGGCAACGGGCACTGGCGATCGGCGTGTGGGCGACCACCTTCGCCCTCGGCATGGCCGCCGGGCCACTCGTCGGCGGTGTGCTGCTGGAGTCCTTCTGGTGGGGCTCGGCGTTCCTGCTCGCGATTCCCATCGCCGCGCTCGTGCTCGTGACCGCGCCGGTGCTGCTGCCGGAGTATCGCGCCGCCGACTCCGGACGGGTCGACCTGGTCAGCGTCGCGCTCTCGCTGGGCGCGATCCTTCCCTTGGTCTACGCGATCAAGCACGCGGCCGCCCACGGCTTCGACGTCCAGACCATCGTCACGCTGGTGGCCAGCGCGGCCTTCACCCTCGCCTTCGTCCACCGCCAGCGCCGCCTGAGCGATCCGCTGCTCGACGTCGCGCTGTTCACCGATCGCTCGTCCGGCACCGCCCTCGGTGTTCTCTTGGTGGGACTCGTCGGCGTCGGCGGTGCGCTTTATCTGGTCACTCAGCACTTACAGCTCGTCGAAGAACTCTCCCCGCTGGCCGCGGGCGCCTGGATGGGCCCACCCGCACTGGCGATGGTCGTGGCCGCCATCGGCGCGCCCCTGCTCGCGCGGCGCGTGCGGCCCGGCTACGTCGTCTCGGGCACCCTCGTGCTGTCCGCCCTCGGCTACGTGCTGCTCACCCAGGTGCGCGGCCCCGACAGCATCGGCCTGATCGTGAGCGGATTCGCCTTGGTGTACCTCGGATTCGGCTCGGTGGGGGCGCTCGGCTCCGACCTGGTGGTCGGCACCACCCCCGCCGACAGGGCAGGCTCCGCCGCCGCGATGTCCGAGACCGTCCAGGAACTCGGCGTCGCCATGGGAGTGGCCATGCTGGGCAGCCTGACCACACTGGTGTACCGCGATCGGATGACCGACGCCGCCCCTGCTGTCGGCGAGAGCCTGTCCGGGGCCGTGTCCGCGCCCCACGTCTCCCCCGCGCTGCTGGCGCAGGCCAAGGAAGCGTTCACCAGCGGGCTCAACCTCTCCGCCGCCATCACCGGCGCCGCCATTCTCGCGCTGGCCGTGATGGCCGCGGTCGTTCTGCGGCACGTCCCGCCGTCCGGCGATTCGAGCCCCGCCGAGGTTTCAGAGCCCGCCAACTCCGGGTGA
- a CDS encoding SDR family NAD(P)-dependent oxidoreductase, translated as MNDVVVLGGAGGIGSAVVRALLAEGRRVAAVDVAPPPPELADIPWIRGDATDPAVIGTAFDALGGVTGLVHCLLSEHRAPLAEQTPDALRRVLDIGAVSALEPLRQLVARAGGRPCAAVLVSSIHAGLAWGGQAPYAMAKAALEALGRAAAVEFGPRGLRCNVVRPGFVMVPRNAHRWKDKATREALTEVQPLGELGRPEDVARVIAFLLSDQARLVSGETVTVDGAMTAALPEPGSPGVGGL; from the coding sequence ATCGGCTCGGCCGTCGTCCGTGCTCTGCTGGCGGAGGGACGACGGGTCGCGGCGGTGGACGTCGCGCCACCGCCGCCGGAACTGGCCGACATCCCGTGGATCCGTGGTGACGCAACGGATCCGGCCGTGATCGGCACCGCGTTCGACGCGCTCGGTGGCGTGACCGGGCTGGTGCATTGCCTGCTGAGCGAGCATCGCGCTCCCCTCGCCGAGCAGACACCGGACGCGCTGCGCCGGGTGCTGGACATCGGCGCGGTGTCCGCGCTGGAACCGTTGCGGCAACTGGTCGCCCGCGCCGGCGGAAGGCCGTGCGCCGCGGTGCTGGTCAGTTCGATCCACGCGGGCCTGGCCTGGGGCGGGCAGGCGCCGTACGCGATGGCCAAGGCCGCGCTGGAGGCTCTCGGCCGCGCGGCCGCCGTGGAATTCGGACCGCGAGGGCTCCGGTGCAACGTCGTCCGGCCCGGGTTCGTCATGGTGCCGCGTAACGCGCATCGCTGGAAGGACAAGGCCACCCGTGAAGCGCTGACCGAGGTGCAGCCACTCGGGGAGCTCGGCCGGCCCGAGGACGTCGCGCGCGTGATCGCCTTCCTGCTCAGCGATCAGGCCAGGCTCGTCTCCGGTGAGACCGTCACCGTGGACGGCGCGATGACCGCCGCCCTGCCCGAGCCGGGTTCACCCGGAGTTGGCGGGCTCTGA